The genomic region CATGGCATTATTGCATCATTTTGCTGCAGAGGTGCGGCGTATGTACAGTATGTATATCATTGTTAGGATGCAAAAAATAGGGGTTCTAGGACCAAGACATTCTGATCTTGAATTCTCAGCTCTTGCAGGGAGTTTGAGACAAGACACGGCTTGGGCACGGGCCGTTGACCAGGTTGATTGGATGTGCTGcagctttcttttcttcttttctcaaCGCCACTGTTTCTCCTTCCCAATCGAGATCGAGACGTGTAACAATGTCGACTTCGCGAGATATACTCTGTAGATAGTTTTCTGCCTTCTCCCTTCTCCTGATCATGAATGAGCGGTATAGGTATCTTCACCAGCTGAAGAGAACATCCATAAAGGGCAAGATGGGGCGAATCATCTGTGCGGTGCCAGTCACAAGTGGTCAGATTTCACAGCCGAGCAACCGAAGCTGGGCCCGAAGCATGGCCCGAAAGTACAGCCAAGAGGTGTAGCAGTCTGGAGCTGGAACAGTGCAATGTAACTAAAAGTTCCCAAGAATTTTGTGGTGGAGAAGGCTTGTTTAGCTTCACACGGCCGAGTCCACAAGCGCTATTAGCCGGTTGACAGTGTCGGATTCTTCGCTTCGTGTTTCGTTATGGCGTTTTAGTTTGCTCAGTTTGATCCAAGAGCCGACAATCTCCCAGACCTGTAGCCGTATCCGAGTGCGCCGACGTGATACCGGAGCTGGCTCCGAAAGGGTGTGTCGATGCATAAGAGGAAGGCCATCGGGCCGTCTCTCTCATGACTGCTACATGGTGTAGTAGCATACCATCCATCCGCTAGGTagatcaaccacaaccccggGTCTTTTTGTCCATTTTGAGATATGACGAGGGCAAGGACCAGCTTTCAGTCTTGAGCGGGGTATGGATTGATTGCCCATTTCGCGCGGATGACGGACGGGATAGATGCAGTCGAGCGGCAACACTGTTGGCTGCAGGTTGAAAACAGGGAGCCATGTCCGTGCCAAGAGAGCGCCCTTTGAGCAGCCAGATGGGAACCAGGCACGGACGAGACGGTAGGGGATCAAACAAACGTGGCAGCCCTGCGTTTCACGGTGAACGGGGAGACTTGAGAGGCTCACAAAGGAAAGGTTGATAAAACagaaagcaaaaaaaagcttTGACGGGAGAGAGGTGGGCGTGGTCGGTGGGGAATCACGCTATTGTCGGTTTGGGTCCACTCCCCCACTGGGATGGCCTGTCAGCTTGTGGAGGAGTGCTCCATTATCGCGACCATTGGCTCGTGGGgaatgaggggaggggggcctCGGGGAGCAGCCGGGAGCTGTCCCCCCCAGGGGTATCCATCCTGCAGGTCATGAAGGGATCCCCATTTCCCCATGATACAAGATGACCCTCCCCCAGCGACTGTCCCCTCTCCGACCTCCTGCGATACGACCCTGTCGTCCTCTTTTCCGCTTCACCTCCGTCttcactcccacccccattGCTCCCATTGCTCCCATTGCTCCCATTGCTCTCTGAGACCCAGGGCCCGCCGACCTGGTAGCCGGATTTGCGATCATCCGAGGCTTGGATCTGCCCGGCGTTTCCCACACAGCTTTCCTCCTTCAGATACGAACATCATCTCCTTTACGATCGCGACCTCGTTACAATCGATCAAAGATGGAACCCTATGCATACCCTGCCGAAGGGTTGGATGAGATGGCGTAAGCTAGACACCCGCCACACCGCCGTTGAACCGCTCAGTTCACCAAATGGTTGCTAACGGCTGGGAACAGAGAAAAGTTGAACCGATTAAGCACAGCGGACTCGCGGCATGGTGACTCGGCCCCATTGCTCGACGGGCGGTCCTATGACGCCTACGATCCCCGACTACGACCCCCCTCGAGCGGCTACCCGCTGCCACCGACTCCCGAGTCGCAATGGAGTCCCACCGATGACCTTTTTCGAGTCCCGAATTATGAGCTTGGCCAGCGGCACGCTGCCGCATTGCCGCTGCAGCGTCCGGTGTCGAGGAGCAAGTCGTCACTTTTCCGAAAAGACTCGCATACATCGGACCGAAGGCCCTCGAGAGGCTCGTCCGCCGGTTTCAGCCTGTACCCCGCAGCCCGTCCGCCACCGCCGAAGCAGCCGCTGCCCGCGCTTCCCTCCAACAAATCTGCACGCCGCATCTCATCCCAGGGCTCCTTTGACAGCAGCTCAGTCGCATCGGGCGAGACTTCGAGATACTCGGATTCCACCAGGGGTTGTGGGCTCGAGCGAGTGCCCACGAACGGAACACCAACGTCTCCACACACCAATGCGCATTTCGTGGCTATCCCTCCCGTGCCCGAGGAATATCGGACACGGCAGGAATCACAATCCAAGGCTGTGACTGTTGTGCCCTGGAAATCTCTCACACACCAGGAAAAGGCCCCCAAGGATCCATCCGTCTACTTCTTTGACATTTCAACAACGTCTGCCACCCTGGCCAGCAAACatggcaacaacatcatTAAGGTGTGGTCTGTCGGCTCAGGCGAGGTCCAGAGCCAGATCAAAATCTCTTGCTACACAACCGCCCAGCCTCGGTCGCGCGAGTATTTCGTCCGTAGCCATGCCATTCTTTCCGAGCCCTCCAACATGATAGCCATTGCCACCGGCTTCGGTGACTCGCTCGAGATTTGGGACtggggcaagaagaagaagctgcaGTCCATGGACAAAGCAGACCGTTGGGCCGCCGTTCGCTCCAACGTTATGGAAGCCGGATGGTGCCCCCTTGTCACCTACAGAGGAGACAACGACACCATCGAGCTGTGGGAAGCGACATACTCCAAGAAGCCATTCAAGAAGACGCGCGTGATTGAGCTCGCCAGGGCGGGTCTCCCGGTGTTGCCAAAGTATCCCGAACTCGCCTTCTCCGCCACTGGACCCCTCCTGATCACCGCCTCCGGGCCTCGGCCACCCAGACTAgggcaccctcctcccgaGAGAGAGACGCTCCTCATAGCCTGGGAGATCCACAACGGCGCCGAAATGACAACACCGTACAAGGTCGTGACACCATGGCAGCATGCCGAGCTGGACACCGCCCTCCCATCTGGTCTCGCCACCTACGGTTCAGTCGCCGTATCAATCTGGATCCCCGCCTCCTACCGTGCCATCCCCGTCCCGGCCGCGAGAGGCGGCAACGGGTACAACCTCGCCCCCGCCTCGGTCCCCTTCCGGTATGTCCTTGTATGGGACTTTTCTGCGTCATCCACGAAGACCTTCCGCATCCCCAACGCCATGTCGTGCGTCAGCCCGGATTGCAGATTTATCGCCTACTGTGACTCTAGGGGGGTTGACTCGGGAGCGAGAGGATGCTTGGCGGTGCTGGATGCCATGACGGGGAAGCAGCTGTGGTGCTGGCCGGACCCGGATGCCACTGCTGCGGACGTTGATATGATGGCTGGGTTCAGCCAGTTGGCGAATTTGAGCAAGGTGACGGAGATGTGTTTTTCTGCCGATGGCGGCTTCTTGTTCATTGGGGACAGCGAGGGCGGCACGGGAGTTTttgaggtgagggagggCGGAAAGGGGATTAGCATGAGGCCTGTCTAGGAGACGTCTCTGCTTTCCCTGCAAGATATCTTGGATGAGGGTGACCAGAGAACTaatgggaagaagaaaaagaagaaggaggtcgAGAGGAAGGAAAATGTGCGGGACAAGGAAAGGGAAAGCGAGGGTCTCGATGCCTTGAATGAGCTGGTCAAACAGGTCGAGGCGGAAGAGAGGGTCTGGAGGACAGGTCaaagctggaggtggtgatgacgcaTGCCTTTCAATCTTTGAGATATAATGGTTGTAATCTAGGAAGACATCTGAGCTGGATCTTTTTCACATTCTTCATcgggtgggggttggggcggGGATTTGACACTGCGGCGGTAGTCACGGAGATTGGATCATCAGGCTTGTGGATAGGAGGTCGGCTGGGGAATATGACAGGATGAGAACGAGGGTTTGGCCTAGCCAGCGGTTGTTTatgtttttctctttctctttttcacAGATGTGTATTGCTCGAGATTTTCACGGATACCCCCTTCCCCTACCATACCAGCCACGTTAGCACGTTTGGGCATTTTGTTGCGCAGACAAATTAAACTAATTTAATGTCATGAGAACTTGATACAATGTTCAAAAGCCTTCCGAGACATGATCAAGGCATgttaaaaatatttataattgTCCAAATTTTTCCTTGAACACCTATCAACCACCTGTTCGAACCCCCATCCGGATAGCAGTCTCTCCAGTTTTATGAGCAGAATACACACTGTCGTCTGTTCTTTCCACCCTatcccaaaacccaacaagACATCCTCCTAGAGAAAGCTCAGTACAGCCAAAGGCTTTTCGACTGAATATCCTTCACCCATAGAAGTTGACTGTTGGTTATATAAGTCTGGACTTAATCATGCACTGGCTGCTTACCCGCCTGCCCAAAATATTACATACAGGCAATTAATCATATAAATGCCCCGATATTGAGCTATCCCAGTACAAAGCGTAATCCAGGACAAGCGACTACACCCTGGGTAGACTGTTATAAATTGAGGCAAGAAAACGGAATCTTTTGCGGGGcgggaaaaaagggggatTTTCAATCATGGCGGACTAGACACATGCTTTTTGTGTTACGGGTATTACCTATGCAGATAAAGTACCCAAGCTTACTATAACGTTTACCAGGTTGTGGGTGATAAGAGAGAAACATAGAGCAGGACTGAGAAGGCTTTTTGATTATGGCTACCTATTTTAGTGGAAAGGGTTAAGGAAACGAATCAGTCGCTGAGCTactttgtttttgtttgtgcGAAGGATATGGCATGAGTGGTGTGAGTTAAGGCGATGATATAGCGGAAGGAGTATGTCTAGAGTATGAACCAGTAATGTAGTGTTGGTTGACGAACCAGAAATAAGTAGACGTTAGATCGATAGCCTTTTCTAAGATACGGTCAATTTACACCACGAGAAATGAACGAAATTCACAGCTACATTTTTATGAATCTGATTGCCGGCCGGCCGGTCAAACGCTCTGGACAGTGAACAGTGAGCTCGCTGCCTTCGAGGCCTCCTTTTGTTCCAGCTCGGAGTGTTAACTGATGGCCGAAGGAAGCTGGCATTGAATTCCAAGTCGGCAAGTCCGAGCAGCTAACGCCATGTCACAGATCCCTCTGGTTTGTACCGATGAATGAGCCCTCATCGAACGGTGCTAGGTTCTCCTCTTAGAACGGCTCGTACAGCACGGCGCGGTGGTCAATGAGTCCTACTTAATCAGACCTCCAGTACCCAAATCAGGCTACCTGGGATATCTATAATAGTGTATTACTACAGCTAGTTAAGTCCATTCTCCGTCGGCAGAACTAAACAAGGGATTGCACCAATCATAAACTTAGTCAATCTTACGGCCTCGAAAGCGTCACAGAGACGACTGGAAGAGAAGAGCTTGAAGGGATGATGGAAGAGTTGTGTCAGCATGTTTTAATCACTTCCTGTTATTTGCCCATGTGTAAACATACCTATTGAGATATTGCCAAATACAAGATACCTTGACTATGGTTGCCTACGGCACCCACAACAGGCAGGAgcgaagctcctcctccacgggCCCAAGGGCCACCATGTATCTCgggaaaaaggaggaaatgCTCCCGACATAAGAATAAACCAATGAGCATCCAGAGAACTCTCGGTCGCCAAGaaccccctttttcaccCCCTGAACAGTTGCTATGGTAACGGCGCTGCTCATCACCTTATGGGCAAAGAATAGAGACTGCTTCTAGGAATGAGAGCTGTTGAAATGATTGATGGGCTTCCAAGATAGGCGAGAAGGTTTGTAATATTGTTAGGCGCGTTTCTAGTAATACTTTCAGGTCCTGATTCTTACATTTGCGGCCTCAAGTTTTCTACCCCACGACTTGCTCAAGTCTCTCTACCTTGGCGTTGATCTCCGCAGAGAGCCTCGGGTTAGCTGTCGTACCTCCAGTCCAGAGTCCATGTTTCGGTCTCATCGACCTCATCACCTGCATTGCCGTTCACCGACGGCGGCTCGATATCTCGTCTCGCATTCTCCTCTTGGAGTATCCTGTTCCGCACCACTTGGCTACCATCTCCCATCCTCAGCATCCATTGCCGAGCCCGGAAACTGCCTATCGATCAAAACAGAAGCATGCAGGCAACAAAACAAGCAAAGTCAAGCTTTCTGGTCAAGCTTTGAGTGATATCAAGCCGTCCATATCCCGTGTCCGCTGAGCACGTTACAGAAGCATCGTCGATCGGTTAGACAACGGCACGCGAGTGACTGCCGACTCGAGACATTGGCATATACCTCACCAGTGACCTCTCCCAAACGGGGCTACCTACCCGTT from Podospora bellae-mahoneyi strain CBS 112042 chromosome 4, whole genome shotgun sequence harbors:
- a CDS encoding hypothetical protein (EggNog:ENOG503PAZ0) codes for the protein MEPYAYPAEGLDEMAEKLNRLSTADSRHGDSAPLLDGRSYDAYDPRLRPPSSGYPLPPTPESQWSPTDDLFRVPNYELGQRHAAALPLQRPVSRSKSSLFRKDSHTSDRRPSRGSSAGFSLYPAARPPPPKQPLPALPSNKSARRISSQGSFDSSSVASGETSRYSDSTRGCGLERVPTNGTPTSPHTNAHFVAIPPVPEEYRTRQESQSKAVTVVPWKSLTHQEKAPKDPSVYFFDISTTSATLASKHGNNIIKVWSVGSGEVQSQIKISCYTTAQPRSREYFVRSHAILSEPSNMIAIATGFGDSLEIWDWGKKKKLQSMDKADRWAAVRSNVMEAGWCPLVTYRGDNDTIELWEATYSKKPFKKTRVIELARAGLPVLPKYPELAFSATGPLLITASGPRPPRLGHPPPERETLLIAWEIHNGAEMTTPYKVVTPWQHAELDTALPSGLATYGSVAVSIWIPASYRAIPVPAARGGNGYNLAPASVPFRYVLVWDFSASSTKTFRIPNAMSCVSPDCRFIAYCDSRGVDSGARGCLAVLDAMTGKQLWCWPDPDATAADVDMMAGFSQLANLSKVTEMCFSADGGFLFIGDSEGGTGVFEVREGGKGISMRPV